GAAGGCGCTCGCCGGTCGGCCCGACGATGTCGACACGCTCACCGCCATGCTCGACTGGTATGTCGACGCCGCGCCGCAGCGGCGTCACGTGCTCTTCTACAAGAGCGCGGACGAGATCGAGCACATCGACTATGCGGGACTGGCGCGCGGCGCGCGGGAAATCGCCGCCGGCCTGATCGAGCGCGGCATCGAACGCCAGCAGACGGTGGCGATCATGCTGCCGACCTCGCTCGAATTCCTCTGCGCCTTCTTCGGCATTCTGGCCGCGGGTGCCATACCCGTTCCGATCTATCCGCCGGCGCGGATGTCGCAACTCGAGGACCATCTGCGCCGGCAGTCGGCGATTCTCGGCAGCGCGCAAGCCACGGTGCTGGTCACCGTTGCCGAGGCACGGCTGCTCGCGCAGTTCCTGCTGAGCCAGGTGCCCTCACTGCGCGACGTGGTCACCGTAAACGACCTGCGCCGACCGAGTCGTGCCGCGAGCCTGCCCACCCTCCACCCCGGCGATATCGCGTTCATCCAATACACCTCGGGCAGCACCGGCAACCCCAAGGGCGTGACCCTGACCCATGCCAATCTGCTCGCCAACATTCGCGCCTGGGGCGAGGCGGTGGACTTCAAGTCCGAGGACGTGGCGGTGAGCTGGCTGCCGCTGTACCACGACATGGGTCTCATCGGCGCATGGCTGGGCAGCCTCTACCACGGCGGCCTGCTGGTGCTCATGTCGCCGCTGGACTTCCTCGCACGCCCCGAGCGCTGGCTGCAGGCGATCCATCGCCATCGCGGCACCATCACCGCGGCGCCCAATTTCGCCTTCGAGCTGTGCCTGCGGCGCATTCCGGACGAGGCCGTGGACACACTCGATCTGAGCAGCTGGCGGCTCTGCGCCAATGGCGCCGAGCCGGTCAGCGCCGAGACGATGGAGCGCTTCGCCGAGCGCTTCGCCCGCTGCGGCTTTCGGCGCGAGGCGCTCACGCCCGTGTACGGCCTGGCCGAATGCACGGTCGGGCTCGCCATTCCGCCGCTGGGGCACGGGCCGGTGGTGGACCGCATCCAGCGCGCCGCGCTGCTCGAATCGCAGCGCGCGCTGCCGGCGCCTGAGGACGATCCAAGTGCATTGCGCTACGTCGCCTGCGGCCGGCCCTTGCCCGGCCACGAGATGCGCATCGTGGACGACAACGGGCAGGAGGTCGGCAACCGCATCGTCGGGCGCCTGCAGTTTCGCGGACCGTCTGCGACGCAAGGCTACTATCGCAACCCGGAGGAGACGCGCCAGCTCTTCGACGGCAGCTGGCTCAACAGCGGTGACATCGCCTACATGACGGGCGGCGATCTCTATCTCACCAGCCGCGCCAAGGACATCATCATCCGCGGCGGGCGTAACGTCTATCCGTACGAGCTGGAGGAAGCGATCGGCAATCTGCCGGGAATCCGCAAGGGCTGCGTCGCCGCGGTCGGTGTGATGGACGAGCTGGCCGGCACGGAACGTCTGGTCGTGATCGCGGAGAAGCGTGAGCGCCAGGAAGAGGCGCACGACGACAGCCTGCGCACGCGCATCGACGCGCTCGCGATCGAGCTGCTCGGCGCAGCCGCGGACGAGATCGTGCTCGCCCCGCCCGGAGCCGTGCTCAAGACCTCCAGCGGCAAAATCCGCAGGGCGGCGACACGCGACGTGTACCTGCAGGGTCTGATCGGGCGCAAAGGCGCGAGCGTGCGCCTGCAGCTCGCTCGCATGGCGCTGCAAGGCGGGCTCGCTACGGTGCGGCGCGGCCTGCGTCGCATCGGCGCTGTCGCATACGCCGCACGCGCCTGGAGCGCATTCGCGTTGCTGGCGCCGCCGGCGTGGACCGTGACAGTCATGGCCGCGAAACCGCCGCGTGCCTGGCGCATCAGCGGGCGGTTCGCGCGGCTGTTCTTCCGTCTGGCCGGCATTCCGGTCGAGGTCTCGGGCCTCGAGCGCCTGCCGAGCGCCATGCCGTATGTGCTGCTCGCCAACCACGGCAGTTATCTCGACGGCATCCTGCTGGTAGGCGCGCTACCGCGCCAGCACGCCTTCATCGCCAAGAACGAGTTCCTTTCGCATGCGATCTCGCGCTTGTTCCTGAGCGCGATCGGTTCGCGTTACGTGGAGCGCTTCGATGCCGCGCGCGGCGTCGAAGACGTACGCCGCTTCACCGAGCACGCGCGCGGCGGCGAGCGCCTCGCCATCTTTCCCGAGGGCACCTTCACGCGCCAATCCGGTTTGCGGCCCTTCCTCATGGGCGCGTTCGTCATCGCCGCCGACGCCGGCGTTCCCGTCGTCCCGGTCACCATCAGCGGGGCGCGCGAAATTCTGCGCGACGGCAGCTGGCTTCCCGCGCGCGGGAGGGTTCGCATTGCGATCGGGGAGGCGATTGCGCCGCAGGGCAGTGGATGGGAAGCGGCCGTGAATCTGCGCGAACAGGCGCGCCGCGTGATGCTCGAGCAGGGTGCCGAGCCCGCGCTCGACAGCGCGATTCTGGTCGACAAGCGGCGCGCTCACCCGGCCCCGCGCTAACCCAAGCTGCGCATCGGGTCTAGCCCAAGCTCGGGCTAGACCCGGGGCTAGACCCGGGGGCGTTTCCGGGACCGTCCCGCGCGCGCTCGATCAGCCGGTACAAGATCTCGTAGTCGACCGGCTTCACCAGATGCGCGTCGAAGCGTGTTTGCTCGCGGCGCTGCCGGTCCTCTTCCTGCCCGTAGCCGGTCAATGCCACGACGGTGCTCGAGCGCGTCTGCTCCATCTCGCGCAGGCGAGTGGCCACCTCGTAGCCGTCCATGCCGGGCAGCCCGATGTCCAGCAGCACGACTTCGGGCGCGCGCTCGGAAGCGATGGCAAGCCCCGACGGCCCGTCGTATGCCACCCACACGCGGTGGCCGCGCAGTTGCAGCAGCGCGGCAACGCTGTCGGCCGCATCCCGGTTGTCGTCGACCACCAGCACGCTGCGTCCGCCGCCAGGCGCCGGTTCGTCGTGCGCCTCGCCCGGCGCTTCCGGCGCACCCGGCGCTTGTTCCAGCGCGGGCAAGTGCACCACGAAGGCGGCGCCGCGGCCCACGCCGTCGCTCCTGGCTTGAATGCTGCCGCCATGCATCTCCACGATGCGCCGTGCGAGCGTGAGGCCGACGCCGAGCCCGCCTTCGGTGCGCGCGAGCCCGGCGTCGGCCTGCATGAAGAGCTCGAAGATGCGCGGCAGCATCTGCGGCGCGATGCCGATGCCGTCGTCGCGCACCTCGATCATCGCCATCCCAGCCTCCCGGCT
This region of Betaproteobacteria bacterium genomic DNA includes:
- a CDS encoding AMP-binding protein, whose amino-acid sequence is MDTAAHKLPADSAAALAALTSVVAELVRQTHPQASRKVTPDSRLDTDLGLDSLARIELLHRIEDRFGLRLAEQTLLAIETPRELLEVLRSAAGLSSARTGWEVETAQPAAPKALAGRPDDVDTLTAMLDWYVDAAPQRRHVLFYKSADEIEHIDYAGLARGAREIAAGLIERGIERQQTVAIMLPTSLEFLCAFFGILAAGAIPVPIYPPARMSQLEDHLRRQSAILGSAQATVLVTVAEARLLAQFLLSQVPSLRDVVTVNDLRRPSRAASLPTLHPGDIAFIQYTSGSTGNPKGVTLTHANLLANIRAWGEAVDFKSEDVAVSWLPLYHDMGLIGAWLGSLYHGGLLVLMSPLDFLARPERWLQAIHRHRGTITAAPNFAFELCLRRIPDEAVDTLDLSSWRLCANGAEPVSAETMERFAERFARCGFRREALTPVYGLAECTVGLAIPPLGHGPVVDRIQRAALLESQRALPAPEDDPSALRYVACGRPLPGHEMRIVDDNGQEVGNRIVGRLQFRGPSATQGYYRNPEETRQLFDGSWLNSGDIAYMTGGDLYLTSRAKDIIIRGGRNVYPYELEEAIGNLPGIRKGCVAAVGVMDELAGTERLVVIAEKRERQEEAHDDSLRTRIDALAIELLGAAADEIVLAPPGAVLKTSSGKIRRAATRDVYLQGLIGRKGASVRLQLARMALQGGLATVRRGLRRIGAVAYAARAWSAFALLAPPAWTVTVMAAKPPRAWRISGRFARLFFRLAGIPVEVSGLERLPSAMPYVLLANHGSYLDGILLVGALPRQHAFIAKNEFLSHAISRLFLSAIGSRYVERFDAARGVEDVRRFTEHARGGERLAIFPEGTFTRQSGLRPFLMGAFVIAADAGVPVVPVTISGAREILRDGSWLPARGRVRIAIGEAIAPQGSGWEAAVNLREQARRVMLEQGAEPALDSAILVDKRRAHPAPR